The following are encoded together in the Oncorhynchus gorbuscha isolate QuinsamMale2020 ecotype Even-year linkage group LG03, OgorEven_v1.0, whole genome shotgun sequence genome:
- the snai1a gene encoding snail family zinc finger 1a isoform X1 — MPRSFLVKKYFANKKPNYSELECQNATSLERYPLAELPAGDNNLAATCYTTGLVWDVSFLPALYVPTSPTDASPTPGPLDLSSPSSLSSSASSSGEEDEGRTSDPPSPEPTDTYHPPQRPKRTGIKSHGLTEDERVAPVTAARPAFFCKHCPKEYTSLGALKMHIRSHTLPCVCPTCGKAFSRPWLLRGHIRTHTGERPFSCQHCNRAFADRSNLRAHLQTHAEVKKYQCGVCSRTFSRMSLLQKHSAVSCSTSSTA, encoded by the exons ATGCCTCGGTCTTTCTTGGTCAAAAAGTATTTCGCCAATAAAAAACCCAACTATAGTGAACTGGAGTGTCAAAATG CCACCTCACTGGAGAGGTACCCACTAGCTGAGCTTCCAGCAGGGGACAATAACTTAGCTGCCACCTGTTACACAACAGGACTGGTATGGGACGTGAGCTTCCTTCCAGCCCTCTACGTCCCCACATCCCCCACTGATGCCTCTCCCACCCCTGGTCCCCTGGACCTCAGCTCCCCATCCAGCCTCAGCAGCAGTGCCAGTAGCagtggggaggaggatgaggggcgCACCTCTGACCCACCCAGCCCCGAGCCCACAGACACCTACCACCCCCCCCAGCGCCCCAAACGCACAGGCATCAAGAGCCATGGCCTGACCGAGGACGAGAGAGTGGCCCCAGTCACTGCAGCAAGGCCAGCCTTCTTCTGCAAGCACTGCCCTAAAGAGTACACCAGCCTGGGGGCGCTGAAGATGCATATCCGCTCGCACACACTACCCTGTGTCTGCCCCACCTGCGGGAAAGCCTTCTCCAGGCCCTGGCTGCTGCGCGGCCACATTCGCACACACACAG GTGAGCGGCCGTTCTCCTGCCAACACTGTAACCGTGCCTTCGCCGACCGCTCCAACCTGCGGGCGCACCTGCAGACCCACGCTGAGGTGAAGAAGTACCAGTGTGGCGTGTGTTCCCGTACCTTCAGCCGCATGTCCCTCCTCCAGAAACACAGCGCAGTCAGCTGCTCCACCTCTTCCACAGCATGA
- the snai1a gene encoding snail family zinc finger 1a isoform X2, which produces MIVIDHFGNRKYWRLTLAFLYNSATSLERYPLAELPAGDNNLAATCYTTGLVWDVSFLPALYVPTSPTDASPTPGPLDLSSPSSLSSSASSSGEEDEGRTSDPPSPEPTDTYHPPQRPKRTGIKSHGLTEDERVAPVTAARPAFFCKHCPKEYTSLGALKMHIRSHTLPCVCPTCGKAFSRPWLLRGHIRTHTGERPFSCQHCNRAFADRSNLRAHLQTHAEVKKYQCGVCSRTFSRMSLLQKHSAVSCSTSSTA; this is translated from the exons CCACCTCACTGGAGAGGTACCCACTAGCTGAGCTTCCAGCAGGGGACAATAACTTAGCTGCCACCTGTTACACAACAGGACTGGTATGGGACGTGAGCTTCCTTCCAGCCCTCTACGTCCCCACATCCCCCACTGATGCCTCTCCCACCCCTGGTCCCCTGGACCTCAGCTCCCCATCCAGCCTCAGCAGCAGTGCCAGTAGCagtggggaggaggatgaggggcgCACCTCTGACCCACCCAGCCCCGAGCCCACAGACACCTACCACCCCCCCCAGCGCCCCAAACGCACAGGCATCAAGAGCCATGGCCTGACCGAGGACGAGAGAGTGGCCCCAGTCACTGCAGCAAGGCCAGCCTTCTTCTGCAAGCACTGCCCTAAAGAGTACACCAGCCTGGGGGCGCTGAAGATGCATATCCGCTCGCACACACTACCCTGTGTCTGCCCCACCTGCGGGAAAGCCTTCTCCAGGCCCTGGCTGCTGCGCGGCCACATTCGCACACACACAG GTGAGCGGCCGTTCTCCTGCCAACACTGTAACCGTGCCTTCGCCGACCGCTCCAACCTGCGGGCGCACCTGCAGACCCACGCTGAGGTGAAGAAGTACCAGTGTGGCGTGTGTTCCCGTACCTTCAGCCGCATGTCCCTCCTCCAGAAACACAGCGCAGTCAGCTGCTCCACCTCTTCCACAGCATGA